One Campylobacter sputorum subsp. sputorum DNA segment encodes these proteins:
- a CDS encoding ATP-dependent Clp protease adaptor ClpS, producing the protein MPQINEKIEQDIKFKEPNLYKILLLNDDVTSMDFVVQVLMDIFHHEASVAVDLMLKVHNEGSAVCGIYTKEIALSKQNEVSIAAKNASYPLQTILEEE; encoded by the coding sequence ATGCCTCAAATTAATGAAAAAATAGAACAAGATATTAAATTTAAAGAACCAAATTTATATAAAATCTTACTTTTAAACGATGATGTGACTAGTATGGATTTTGTTGTGCAAGTTTTGATGGATATTTTTCATCATGAAGCCTCAGTTGCAGTAGATTTGATGCTAAAAGTGCATAATGAAGGAAGTGCAGTTTGCGGAATATATACAAAAGAAATTGCACTATCAAAACAAAATGAAGTAAGTATTGCGGCAAAAAACGCATCATATCCATTGCAAACTATTTTAGAAGAGGAGTAG